The genomic window TCCAGATGATAATCTGTAATTTAAATTCAATATGCATTTTCAGTGTAATTGATCGTAATAGTGGTttattttggtgcattatttcTTCTTAGAAGGGCACTGACCAAAGTAACAGTATGGGTACATGCTGCTAGCTCAAAGAaattctttagatttttttttttgggtgcttgaaaaaaaaaagggtgaaaAAAGGATATTGCATTTTTGTCCCAGGAATTGTTATTACCTATAACACATCAACCctcacaaaacaaaacaaaaaaaaaaaaacaaaaacaaaaaaaaggtctAACACATAAGCTATTGCTGGATTGTtaattgaaaatttaattttttaagcaGTTATACACACACATGTATGCATGCGCATGTATGCATGTACAAATACATGCATATAtgcacaagaaaaaaaataagcacATGATGCGGAGGTAAAGCATGCTAGGCGCCAAGAGTGATAGCATGTTAGAGATAAAACAAATAAAAATCTTGGATCTTTATGATATCATATTCTATGGCAGTGTTAAACTATTTGATAAAGAAATGATTTGCTTGTTTCATGCAAGAACTAAGATATTCTCTTTGCAATCACCTAATTTTCTATACCATTTCACGATGAGTGATTGGGTGAGGCGGGGACATGGATGTCATATCCCACCCAGTTGTCCCTTGTTGCCTGATACAGGAACAATGGATGATCACCACTATGAAGACAAAGCGGAAAGCATCCCAACTATAAAAGTTAAACATTAAAGCATGTGGAACCGCAACCGGTGAAGAACATTTGGGAAGAGTAGAGCTGATGCCTTTTTTTCCCTGTTCTTTCCTTTGTTGAAGTTCTTTTATTTGGTTATAGTTTTGAACGGTGAAAGGTTGGAAAATGACACTTCGATTCTTTTGTCTGGTTAGAGTTTTTATGGAAAAGTAAAATTCATATAAGATACGGCTTTTTGGCTCccccatggaaaaaaaaaatgaagatctttttttcaaaaatatcctaaaattatGAATAGAATGGAGTAAGATTTTGTTAATAAAGATATACTAATTATTTtacacaatttttttaaaaaaatagatatttaattaaatataaaatattttataatgtatcattttttttatgatcaattaaatatgttaaaattatttttttagatattatatttataaaaattaatatttaaaaaaatatttgaataaaaaaaattcctAACGAACTAAAAAGTCATTCAGAAAAATAGATAGGAAGGCAACCCATGTAAAATGCTACCGTTTAGAAGCTAGATGGAGCTCACTAGGCTTAAGAAAAATGTGAAGCTCACTGTACCTGCAATCTAATATGAAATAATGTTGATGTAACAAAATACGAAATAATTTGGATGTTTTAGTTGAAGAaattgtgtatatatacatatagagagATAGGTGGACCatttttctcttgaaaagagGGGACATTTACTCCTTGTACACTGAAAAATCAATAATTAAACATCCAAGTTAAGGATCTTCTCAGTTGGTTATGATTTACATAATTGAAAATATTTAAAGATTAAAATATGTTGGATGGAGAAAATGCATAGTCAAGATgatatgaaatcatatttttctataTACTAAAACAAATTaattttcaatatatatatattttaatatgtaTATATCATTAATAAGGTGGATTCTCAATTTTAAGCACTTTTAAGATATTTTAACATTCTCACACATAAAAACCATCCACTTTGTATCTACTTAAATAATATGTTAGATACCACAAAAacaagtaattttaattttaatataattttattaatatttattataattaatagtTTGAATCTTCATTTGGATGTCTGATTATAGATTTTGGAGATAGTAGAATAGATATTCTTCTCTAATAGATTGCATACTTGCAGTATATTTGATATATttgtatattatttatatttatatatttttatttaatgaaaGAAGTAAGAAATTGTTGCGGTCAAttccctcgtcgtctggtcgccgggaacgagtgcctgcaaaagaagtccgcattgaccggaggtgactccgacggggactctccgacggtcaaatcagagaggagactaggcaacagtagaaaagaatcaaagagctcaacgagagagggtgaAAGCAAGGGTTAGAGAGGAAGAGTCCAATGGTTCCGAAAAGACCTcttcagcactgttgccttccccgatttatagtagagcgcggcatggcgccgtcattaatggtgcagacaatggaAAAATTGTCAAATCACcgaggactgtcagagtcaccgtgaggttgtcaaatcatcatgggactgtcaaatcgctaggattgacccatgccttaggtgggataatgccccaaggcggatgtgccgcatgccgttgtcaggatcgACAGTCTCCAGCAGTTGTACGGCGTTTGAAGGAGccgaccgactgtatgtcggtgccTGGTTGAGGAATGTCGGGCGAACCCCCAGGAACCCTTCGATGGTCAGTCGAGCGGACAcctagggaccctccgacggtcagtcgggcacctTACAAGAGTCGGATATTGGGCTCCCCAGTCCGGCTAGTCGGGGGAGAGAGAGAGTCGGCCCGGCCAACATAGGTTCGGTCAGCggcgtcggcagtcgtcggtcggcagagtcggacGCTGGTCAGGCGGACCCGACCGTGAGTCAGCGTGAGAAaaccggtcggtatatcccaacaaaaatatatatcaatccCGACAAATAATTATTTGTAGTTCCTTAGAAAAAGGTATAATTTAGGCTATTTTGATTGTTGATCTTTGCATAGCAACCATGTGGCTAAACAGGTTTGCTAGATTTGCCTGTCAATGAAAAAGAAcaagaattaaatttaaatctattatTCAGGCAAGAAAATACTACAAAGATACATTATGTTTGCACTATATTTCCTGTCTATTAAAAGCTCACAAAAAGTCCCATCTTCTATACAATCCTTTATCTTATATGGAAAAGCATTGCAAAGAAGCACAAGTATGATTATCAAGACATTatgtttttttgataaataaaataaattacctTTGCATCCAATGAGATTAGCATGCAATCACTAttgatctgaaaaaaaaaatgagcatGCTCCAATTACATACGAACTAGAGTGTTGCATGAGCCTTTCCTCGGGTTTTTTGgttggaatccattgcagggaaGATTTCATAGCCTAGGCCTTCTATGCTGCTAAAGTTATTACACCACATGTGGTTGGGTTCTAGTTGCCCTGGTGTGGAAGATTAGCCATTTCACAGGATATTCCATTAGCTTGTTGGCAGTTGAAATACTTGcttagtttcatcataatcagCATTTCAGATACATTTAAGAGATCAGGCTGTCCCATTGAAGTAGTTAAGTCTCAAATAAACTCAGGCCAGGCTTGTAATGATAAAATTAAACAGGGGGTGTGCTGACAAACACTCCCCTTGCTCTAATTCCACGTACCATGAACCTCTATAAAGTTTGTTTAGAGAGGCATATAGAGTAACAATATCCTTTTCTCTAAGAAGGAAGGTAAATAGTTCATCTCATTTCCATTCAGTTTATCCATatatattaacaaaaaaaataaagttagaCATTATTAATGCATAGTTATAGAGGGACAAAGTGACAAAACTAAGGCCGCTCTCCAGGTAGGACACAAAATTCAATTGGAACCTACAAAAGATTAGCTGCATTGGATCCAATCAGAGGTTTGGTTCTAGTGATGTTTGCCGGCTTAAGACCCAAGAGGATCATTGTGCAAGAGCAAGACCATCCATATCGAGATAATGCTTGTGACCACGTTTTCCTGTTAAATTCTTGTGTTTTTAGTCCGTATTGAGATACATTTGATACCGCATTTAAAATGGAACCCTAGCCCTTATTCTGGTGGACCATGGTCCAATCCCCAAGTTCCTCCAACATGGTGATTCCTGGTCCTCTTGTCCAATTTTAAGCCTCTTCCTCACCCTCCACGCTCAATCCAACCCTAATCCGACTCGCCCGAGCAATTATGTTTGGGATAGATGGAATATTATTTTCCTCTTGAAAGGTGATCGTTACGTTGTACTAGCTAACATTCTGCTAACAGACATAAttactttttctttaaaaaacAGAATTGCCCCCCTTTTCCCCCCATTTATTGATATTACTTTTGTAGTTTGTACACATTGAAACTAGTAAcggtaaattaaaaaaaaaaaaccaaataaAATACCAGAAGCTTAAAACAAGTTAATCTGCCTCTAATAAGTTTAATCGAACGCCTTGCAAGTGTCCAACATTTTTTGCGCTGGGATCTTATTAGATTTGCTCAATTTTGTCATGATGAGTAAAGCATTGATGTAACCAACAAGGACAAAATCTGTGTCTCAAAAGAGACTAcaggaggggaaaaaaaaaaagaaaagaaaaaaccttAGATCCGATCAAAGCAGACCGTCCATCCTAAGACCAGTGGTCGACGTCGTCGTCGTCGTAGACGAGCAGATCCGGATCCCCCTCCTCGAGCACCCGCACCCGGCGGCGGACCCTCCTGAGCACCCCGTCGATGGCCAGATCCACGGCGTCCTTCCTCGCCCGCAGCCCATCAGAGCTGCCGTGCCGCCGGTACATCACCCTCGGTGCCATCTCCAGCACCAGCTCCCGCATCCGCCGCACCTCCGACGGCGGTATCGCCCCCAGCACGTCGCCGATCCGGACCCCGCCAAACACCACCTCTTCCTTCGGGATGAACACCGAGAACTCCTCGAACCGGTCCTTGGGCAGGTGCCACCCGTACTGCGCCCGCGCACCGATCTCCTCGAAGAACACCGGGATGCACCCCGCCAGGATCCCGTCGAAGGTCGACCGCCGGGTTGGCGTGTCGCCGGGTGGCTGGAGGCAGAAGCTGGACCGGAGCATCGGCCGCATGAACCGGATCGGGTCGTGGGCGCAGGCCCCATCAGAGCAGTCGACCACCTCGCAGAGGTCGGTCCGGTTCTCGCACTCGGCCCGGATGCTCCCCGGATGTTGGGGCCacccccgccgccgccgccggcgaAGAGCATGAGGTTGGTGCGGCGGGCGCCGCGGGCGCGGGCCAGCCAGGCGTCGAGGTGGGCGAGGGTGGCCGGGTGGAAGGAGGTGGGATGGGGGATGGCGCGCTCCTGCCAGGGCCAGGGGCGGGCCTCGAGGGCGAGCACCGTGACGTTGAGGAAGTCAGGGAGGTGGAGGAAGGAGGTGCCCCACAGGCGAGGATCGGCGTCGGGATCCTGAGAGTAGTCCCAGGCGGGGCGGGCGAGAACGAGGAAGTGGTCGTGGCCGCCGCGGCGTGCCCAGACGGCGGGCCGGTCGCGTCGGAGGAACTCGGCGAGGTCGCGGCCGTGGAGGTCGCTGGAGTTGAAGAGAGCCGGGTCGTAGAGGAAGGGGAGGGAGTCGAGGGAGGCGTAGTAGGGGAGGAAGACGGCGTCGGCGAGGGTAGGGTCGGGCGTGAGGCAAGGGTACTCGAGGAGGCGGCGGTGGAAGAGGGGTTCGAGCATGTGAGGGTCGGTGCGGTACCAACTCCGGGAGCGATTGTGGGTGCGGGGGCCGAGGCCGTGGTTGGCGAGATAGGGGCAGAAGTCGCCGTCGTCGTAGAGGGGGAAGGCGTTGCAGGATCGGAGGAGGTCGGTGTTGAACCGCGGCGGGAGGTCGCGGATGTGGATCCACCGCCCGTCGCACTCCGCCCGCCGCCGCGGCTGCTGcgcttcttctccctcttctccggcaATTGCTTCCTCCTTTTCTAATAACGGAAGGCCGCCGCCGGTTTTGGGGATGGATCGGGATTTGGCTTGGTAAGGGACGAGGAGGAGAACAGAGAGGACCAGAAGGGTGGGGCGAGCCATGGGTGCGAAAGTGacaggagaagagagaaaagccTCTAATTCGCTTTGGAATCCTGTCATTTATCTTTGAAAGTTTCCATTACTGCTGCTGCCGCAGTTGGAAATATTTATTTGGAATTGGAAGAGGATCTCTCTTCTCCGGTTCTTGTTTTACTTAAATTGATTTAGTTACTACCTTGTTTCCCTTTCCGTTTATAGCTTTCTAGTGGGGAGAGACCAGAGAATCGTGGAGGGAGGAAGGCACGAGAGGTGGGAAGCGAACGATCGATGCGGTCCGGTTGGGGTGGTTTATTTTGGAAACGGGTTTGGACTGTGGAGTGTGGACCGGCCCAGAGTTATAAGGATGGTTCGTGCGGTGAGGGGATGTTGGGTTTTGGGCGCCGGTTGCGGTTGGGTTTGGGCGAGTGGCTTGGCGAGAAGGGTGAGCGACCAATCTCCCACATCGCATGGTTCGCTTTGGTTACTCTCCAACCGGAATTAGGGCGGTACCGGCCAAGCCAGTTACCTATTTGGGAGCACCAAGAAGGGAACCCTTTATTCGGAACAAGTGGGTGGGCCTCCTTAGTCAACTGAAATGGGCCGAGTGTTTGGTCGTTTTCCACGTTGGGTCTTTTGGGCATTTCCTCTATACTATATTTTTCTATGCAAAGTCCACGTTTTTTAAGGCATTACGTCCGTTGAGCAATTTTGACTGAGCACCCATGTAGACAAGTAGTTATATTATTGAGAAATTATTCCCCAAACCTAGTGCACCGCGTGCATATAGCCAATCATAGCCGGTCGTTCCTGTAGCCATCATCCATTAAGTGCCATCTTGATTACTGCTATAGAAATGGGCTGCACTAATATATAGTGTGTACGGCCATATAGTACATCTACAGAGTAATCTTTTACATTGTATAGTCTCTCCATGTGGTTAAATTATATCTTAACTGTGTGCACCACGCAATCGAGTCACCTCAGTTTTATAGGCCAATTATTGAGATGAGTACATGGTGAACATGGTCTGTTGCGGAGAGATCCGCCACCGAAACTAATCCTTTGTTAAGGCATACTCAAGATAATATGGAGAGATTACACCAGTTGTGGCTCTAGTACCACTAATTCGATCAGTTGTATAGGTAAAGCATGCATCTAACATCCATAACTAACAATTTTGAGTCAAGAAGATGGAGATGTTCCTCCTTTAAAAAAGAGTTAGAACATGGTCTAACAACTTATAGAGTTAGATTTAATAAACTCACAAATTTCGACTAACGACTTACGGGCGGAACTTCTAAATAAAAGAAGTATGAAGGAGATCCTTAGGTAAAAAAGAAAGCAAGGAAGAAAACTCCAATACTCGAAAGGAGAATAAGCTCGGAGGGGGGAGACAGGAATTCTCTCTTTGCTCTTTTGACtctcgtaattttttttttttattattttcaaaattttggctAATTTAAGCATCAGACGATCTCTCCCGTTGGAACATTCTAGTGAGTGTGGATTTTTTTCGCAGGTACTTTTGGTATTTATGGATTTATATGGCATTCAACTTTAGGCACATCAGCACCTCTCTGAACCTTGCGGCAACATGGTCTATAGGAATGAGGTGGTCTGATTGGCATGATGCACGGCCACATAGTATAAGATATAATATCTCCTCCATTTGTGCTTTCCATGTTTGGTGCATAGATCAGTTGATGGTTTTATGTGGCTGGATGCAAAGTTGATGGATGACGAGCACAAACTGATGATGTGATTACAACTTACCATGCAGTACATGTCTCTCCAATATTAGTCCAAATATATCTCACCAATTGATTGTCATTGTATGTTAGCTCTCCACCACTCGTAATGTACAATGAGGTGAACCAAATTGTTTCATGCATTGTAAAATCCAATTAGCATAATGCCTCACGAGAAATTTTTGTGTACGGTGGGTGGTGCAGAACCACGCACCATTCACGATGATTGATTCACATACAGAGTTGTGATGTGAtgcgtaaaaaaaaattttcattgaccCATGTGGAAACTAATTACCGTAGATGGTGCACGTACGCAGTTCTGCACTACtcagtgtacaaagaatttcgcaATTCCTCACATGTTAGGTGGAAGTAGATCCAGTTTCTTGGTGCTGGTAAATCGTCTTCTAGCATGAATTTGATGCCGGCCCACTTCATGTGTCATTCAGTGTTTCAAAATGTGAGATCGGATAGTTGACTTGAAGATCTTCCAATTCTGGGAGAGACCtaagttcttttttatttttgtttgtg from Elaeis guineensis isolate ETL-2024a chromosome 4, EG11, whole genome shotgun sequence includes these protein-coding regions:
- the LOC105043602 gene encoding LOW QUALITY PROTEIN: probable xyloglucan galactosyltransferase GT19 (The sequence of the model RefSeq protein was modified relative to this genomic sequence to represent the inferred CDS: inserted 1 base in 1 codon), coding for MTGFQSELEAFLSSPVTFAPMARPTLLVLSVLLLVPYQAKSRSIPKTGGGLPLLEKEEAIAGEEGEEAQQPRRRAECDGRWIHIRDLPPRFNTDLLRSCNAFPLYDDGDFCPYLANHGLGPRTHNRSRSWYRTDPHMLEPLFHRRLLEYPCLTPDPTLADAVFLPYYASLDSLPFLYDPALFNSSDLHGRDLAEFLRRDRPAVWARRGGHDHFLVLARPAWDYSQDPDADPRLWGTSFLHLPDFLNVTVLALEARPWPWQERAIPHPTSFHPATLAHLDAWLARARGARRTNLMLFAGGGGGGGPNIRXSIRAECENRTDLCEVVDCSDGACAHDPIRFMRPMLRSSFCLQPPGDTPTRRSTFDGILAGCIPVFFEEIGARAQYGWHLPKDRFEEFSVFIPKEEVVFGGVRIGDVLGAIPPSEVRRMRELVLEMAPRVMYRRHGSSDGLRARKDAVDLAIDGVLRRVRRRVRVLEEGDPDLLVYDDDDVDHWS